Sequence from the Hemibagrus wyckioides isolate EC202008001 linkage group LG28, SWU_Hwy_1.0, whole genome shotgun sequence genome:
TAGTGAAACTTCAGGTGACACATGCAAACCAATTTTGTGTTGCTTAAAGTGCGTGTTTGCATAATTGTGTGGGATGTGTTTTGTATAAAAAGGCCACTTTCCACtacctgaggaaaaaaaagatctttataATGAGAATGTTTCTCGAAACTTAGCATCACATAATTAGAAACTTTctcaatattatttatttataatcttcagtaactgctttatcctggtcagggtcgtgGAGATCTGTAGTCTCTCCTGGGAGCAATGGacataatgcatttatttattatgcattAGTTCTTTCTCAATTCatcttgttatttatttactgatatacataaacaaaattattgttgtttttctccATGGGGGAATTAGGTTTCCACAGTTTTGGGCTTATAAACCCAGCTTAATCTGCCTGCAGTATTAAAACAGATTGTGATAATATGTAGATAGATTTAGTAATTACAGTTAAATCGTTTGAAATGGCAATGTAtagaaatgaagtgaaaaatggaaaaatttcATAACCTAGTTGCGTACACACACCTAAGCTAACACATCtcttacacacttttttttgtgtcaGGTCTATCAGCATTTCTTGACTTGGCaatgttttctcttttatttttttgctaaaacattttagattctttaaaataaaattatatatctcctgtgcacagcccGCTGTAAATCAGCCCACATATTTTatttggattcaggtctggcTCAGGCTAGCTCATTCAAAAACATGTTTTGGATGTAtactttgggtcattgtcatgccTAAAGGACAAAAtccttttcatatttttactAGCAGACACCTGAAGGTTTTGCATTAAGATCTAAAGGTATTTGTAGCTATTCATCGTTTCCTCCGACTTCATAAATAGCGTTCTGGCTGAAGTTAATTAGCCctaaagcatgatgctgccaccaccatgctgcaccgTGGGTGTATTTTTGCCGTTACCTTTTGGAATTATGGAATTTTTCTACCTTTTAGAATCGGTCACCTTCGACCTTaacacattttgccacatgGTTTGGGTTGATTTAGTTGAGCTTGCATGTTTCCGTCTAGCTCTGGCCACTCTACCACAGAGCccagacatgtgaagaataccaaagattgttgtcacatgcagagagtaaTCAGTACCTGTCAGATAATCCTGCAGCTAATTTAATTTAGCTTTTTTTCATTGGTAAGATTTTGCCTTGTCCTTTTATTAATTTTGGAGGTATATCCTGTTCTTGGTGGATGTCCTGTGGTGCTCCATTTTCTCTATCTGTTGATGAAGGCCTTTACAGTGTTTCATGGCACATCAAATGTTTGGGCAATTCTTTAATACCCCTCTCCTGATTGATAGCTTACAACAAGTCAGACACCATGCatgctttgtaaaaaaaaaaacaaaaatttataGCTCATTGCTCAGTAGTCAGATGAAACAAAGAAGATGTTaagaaaatcctacagaaacagctgatttgGGTTTAATCAGAATGAATTTCGTTGATGACAGCTGTGTGATAAATACGTTTGAACGTGAGAGTtaatgtgattggttcattctgCACACTGGCAATTATAAAAGGGTGTGCACGCTTATGCAACCGGTTTCTTGtaacttttatttttcctattttgCACTAAAATGTTTCTGATGTTTTTAACTCTATTTTTATACATTGTAATTGCACATCGAGGGTGGAAAACACAAAAGCATACCATTTTTAACAGCAATTTATAGACTTCTTATATACATTGGATGTATTTTACATGATGATGCACACTGTATATTAGTGCTTGCACACAGATGCCAgcagttttttctttcttttttattctagcTCATCAGTGGTAGGGCTTGAACTCATTTGCGTTTTCTCCTAAAATTTCCTTTAACAACCGCAAGCCCAGGCAGTAGGCTAACCGAGTGTACCCTAATTAGGAGGCAAGGGTGGATCACAGGCTCCCTTTAACCAGGTCCCACCCACTGCCACCAATTATTATGCGGCATTAGCAGATTATTACGCGGCATTCAACGCCTGGAGGGCATTGGTTCCCTGCCATGGAGACCTACAAGGCTCCAGTACTCAAATTATGCTCCTGTTTTTTTGGCAAGGAACCAACATCCCAGCTTTCTTTGAGTTTTTGATCTATGGAAACATGACTGGTTATGATATAGTACTTTCAGAATAGATGTGATGGGATCAGTATGTGGTAACACAGTACAGGAAGAAGTTAAAGCACTTCATTTAAACTGTGTGTAACATTTACTAGGAGGAGCTTAGTCGTGCCATTTTTGAGCTCGTTATGGAGTTTCAGACTTCATGTTTCTATATGAGAACGTCTTTTGACCATTCCATTCCTTGTTGCAGGTTGTTTGGACACAGTGGGGCTTGCAGTGCATGTGGTCAGTCGATTCCAGCCAGTGAGATGGTGATGAGGGCACAGGGCAACGTATATCACCTGAAGGTGAGTCTACGGTGTAATAACAGAAGACGTGTGACCACACGGGaaatttttcaataaaaaagtTTGCACAGTCTGTCAAGCAACATATTCTTTTATCGTTTATGGATGGTGAGGTGAGGTAACAAGATTTCTATCAACCATCTCGGACAGTTTGGCATGCAACATAAACTCTCAGGAAACTCTCACAAGTCTTGATTAATTTACCttaaataaattcatgaaaCTTAAAATTGCATTTATAAAGACAAGAAAACTAAACTGCTAACTTTAATTTTACTTTATGTCAATCATTCGATGTCACATCTTGTGCACTGATTCCAAACCAGTTCAGTTTTCAGTATACTCTGTTCCTTCTCCTGTGTCACAGTGTTTCACGTGTGCTACATGTCGGAACCGCCTGGTGCCCGGGGACAGATTCCACTATGTCAATGGCACCATCTTTTGTGAGCATGACCGGCCTGGAGGAGGCATGCTCAGCAGTCACCTGGCCCCACTACAGAGCAGTACGCTCCTGCCTGATCAGAAGGTGACACAGAATCTCCATTCATTTTTATACAGCATCAGCAACCTACATTACACCGTTTGACTGATCGTTAGGGCTGCATGACAAGGACAAACCATTTGCTCAGCTATATGCTTTGATTGTAGTATATGCCTTgtaatgtgtttataaaaaaacaCTTATGGGTGCCCTGAAGTGATGTGGAAAAAACGGAGCATCCAAACCACCACAGAAATGCTCTTCTTGAATATTTGAGATCAGTCAGTAAgtccacagcacacacaaaaaaacaagtgtAGTGATTTGTTAAAGGGCTCATTTGCATAATGGAGGCACCTGCTTTATTAATGTTGCAAAGGCaatattttgcaaaaaaaatggcTAACAAAATATCTAATCTGCATCTTGGAaattatgtatttaatataatCATTTCAAAAACACTGCACATGCTAGCTAGGTGGGATTTTATGTGGCACCTCATTCTCATCGatgataatgaataaaaaataaataaaaagggtgtttttttatgcaaaaaaaaaggtgcaagGAAAAAAAGGATCTGAAACTGGAAAGAGCCAAACCTCTACCTGATAAAATATTCCTGTTGAATTATATAAACTGTAAGTTTTGCTGTTTCTCAAGTCAAATTTGGGAACTTTGAAAAGTACAGCGTGACCTTACAGCCTTTGTATAGTTGTAGCAGGGTTTTAcaaaataaagagataaagagagtaCTGCTGCTTTCTTGTGAAACTAGAGACATTGCGTTTCCTTTTCTTTCGAGCTACAGTGTCAATTTGCTTTTTTGCTCGTTAAGACATCGCAGCTGATCAGAGGCTCTTATTCCGACGTGTGAAAAAATTCATGTATTATATTGGCTTAGGTCAAGGCATCATAGTGAGTTCTCTGACTGTACATGAATTTACTGTGGACAGCAGGGGCAACACAGACACTACTGGTACTTCATCTGTGCTGGGGCCTTTTTCCAAGCTAGACAAATAATCTGCTagttagtaaaataaaaatacttcatGTAAAGGAAGAATTTGGTCCTTAAATTAAATTGGCTTTTCTAAGTGCTTTTTGCCTGTCAAATTAATGGCAcagttatttgttattttgaaaGCCATCTCTGTATACAGGCTGCTTTTGATGTACTAGCATCTCTCTAGCGAATAATACAAGGGACTATAagacatatattttatttgaatgcaTATCTGACTAtcaaatatctctctctctctgtaggtatGCTAAAGGGACAAGGACTTAACACAACGCAGCACAGCGTGCCTTCTGTTTTGTCCTTCTTTTACTCTTCATCTTTTCTCcctcttcttcatctttacCTTGCTTCAGAGGCGCTGATATCCCTTCATTCTGCGGATGAAAAGACCTTTAACGGACTCTTAAAAGCTTTGCTTGAAAACAGTTCATGTTTTCAGGCTTGGAGAGCTTCCTCCTTCATGTTCAGGGTAAGATGACTGAGCAGAGAAGATTAAAGTTACTGTTAATGTTGGCTGTGGGATGGCATGAACTGAACCCTGCTGATAAAGCCCTAAACACAGAGGATGAGGAAAGGAGGCCTATGTTTCCAATTCTGTTTTTAAGACTTTTCGATGACACCATGGATGT
This genomic interval carries:
- the lmo4a gene encoding LIM domain transcription factor LMO4a isoform X2 yields the protein MPCPVMVNSRVESSAVAVTGGGGGGGGAGRSCAGCGGRISDRFLLFSMERYWHTRCLKCSCCQAQLGEIGTTCYSKGGMILCRNDYIRLFGHSGACSACGQSIPASEMVMRAQGNVYHLKCFTCATCRNRLVPGDRFHYVNGTIFCEHDRPGGGMLSSHLAPLQSSTLLPDQKVC
- the lmo4a gene encoding LIM domain transcription factor LMO4a isoform X3 — protein: MVNSRVESSAVAVTGGGGGGGGAGRSCAGCGGRISDRFLLFSMERYWHTRCLKCSCCQAQLGEIGTTCYSKGGMILCRNDYIRLFGHSGACSACGQSIPASEMVMRAQGNVYHLKCFTCATCRNRLVPGDRFHYVNGTIFCEHDRPGGGMLSSHLAPLQSSTLLPDQKVC